A window from Marinagarivorans cellulosilyticus encodes these proteins:
- a CDS encoding D-2-hydroxyacid dehydrogenase translates to MNIVFLDRATIGPSVQFPKPAFNHKWAEYPQTTREQTIARLQGADVAITNKVIIDKAVLDACPTLQYIAVAATGMNVVDLNTCAERGITVANVSDYATQDVAEHAFMLMLALTKQVKAYSAALAQGQWQASKQFCFFLDDQPPISTLRGKVLGLIGTGNIAQATAKIAKAFAMEVIYYSPSGRTAVGNVNCVSLNELLAISDIISIHCPLTEHTQTLIGKKQLALIKPSALLINTARGPIVDINALLNALHNNKLAGAGLDVLPEEPPTQSSAIMQALDNPRLIITPHTAWASHNAMQNLANQLIKKLEAFVAGQPASD, encoded by the coding sequence ATGAACATTGTCTTTCTAGATCGGGCCACAATTGGCCCATCGGTTCAATTTCCAAAACCGGCTTTCAATCACAAGTGGGCCGAGTATCCGCAAACCACTCGCGAACAAACAATAGCTCGCTTGCAAGGCGCTGATGTTGCCATTACCAATAAAGTGATTATCGACAAAGCCGTTTTAGATGCATGCCCCACATTACAATACATTGCTGTAGCAGCCACGGGCATGAATGTCGTCGATTTAAACACCTGTGCCGAGCGCGGTATTACCGTAGCCAATGTTAGCGACTACGCCACACAAGATGTTGCCGAACATGCATTTATGTTAATGCTCGCGTTAACCAAACAAGTAAAAGCTTATTCGGCCGCATTGGCGCAAGGCCAATGGCAAGCCAGCAAGCAGTTTTGTTTCTTTTTAGACGACCAGCCCCCCATCTCAACCCTGCGCGGAAAGGTATTAGGCTTAATAGGCACCGGCAATATCGCGCAAGCAACAGCCAAAATAGCGAAAGCCTTCGCTATGGAAGTTATTTATTACAGTCCAAGTGGGCGCACAGCCGTTGGTAATGTAAATTGTGTAAGCCTTAATGAACTATTAGCAATATCCGATATTATTTCTATTCACTGCCCACTCACCGAGCACACGCAAACATTAATTGGGAAAAAGCAGCTAGCGTTAATCAAACCTAGCGCTCTACTTATTAACACCGCGCGCGGCCCAATTGTTGATATCAATGCATTATTGAATGCTTTACACAATAATAAGCTTGCCGGCGCTGGCCTTGATGTTTTACCGGAAGAACCGCCCACACAAAGTTCCGCCATTATGCAAGCGCTAGATAACCCGCGCTTAATAATAACGCCACACACCGCATGGGCTAGCCATAACGCAATGCAAAATCTCGCTAACCAACTGATTAAAAAGCTGGAGGCATTTGTTGCAGGCCAACCAGCCTCAGATTAA
- a CDS encoding DUF6524 family protein, protein MQNFSWPSLLIRIGFAFVLVFVSFNPTGYSYFHWLKSVFPSLTPYVAIAGIGLIIGWAMFIRATLRSLGPVGIVLAVLLQACLVWLFIDLGWLDWKNMNVMAWLALIVISIVLGVGMSWSHIRRRLSGQVDTDDVDDQ, encoded by the coding sequence ATGCAGAACTTTTCATGGCCAAGTTTACTCATCCGCATTGGTTTTGCATTTGTGCTGGTGTTTGTTTCATTTAACCCTACCGGTTATTCTTACTTTCACTGGTTAAAGTCCGTTTTCCCTTCATTAACCCCGTATGTTGCCATTGCAGGCATTGGTTTGATTATTGGCTGGGCCATGTTTATTCGCGCAACTTTACGCTCTTTAGGCCCCGTGGGTATTGTGCTTGCCGTGTTATTACAGGCTTGCCTAGTCTGGTTATTTATTGATTTGGGTTGGCTTGATTGGAAGAATATGAACGTTATGGCTTGGCTGGCGTTAATTGTTATTTCCATTGTTTTAGGTGTTGGTATGAGCTGGTCCCACATCCGCCGCCGCTTAAGCGGCCAAGTGGACACCGATGATGTAGACGATCAATAA
- a CDS encoding lysophospholipid acyltransferase family protein, protein MLALIRTSIFVAVCTVLTVLYGTASLLLGGLSQVTRHRIIISWCRLVIALARWICGVKYEVIGRENLKGLDAPIVVLSKHQSTWETLYLQILFFPASTILKKQLLDIPFFGWGLRGLRPIAIDRDNPRDALRQVKAGGIQGIKDGLNIILFPEGTRMEAGERGKYARSGAEIAINSGAKIIPIAMNAGLYWPNKSFKKYPGTIRLVIGQAIESADKTSRDLTGEVETWIESTMATLPTQR, encoded by the coding sequence ATGCTAGCGTTAATCCGCACGTCAATTTTTGTGGCCGTTTGCACTGTACTTACGGTGCTATACGGCACTGCCTCGCTCCTGCTCGGGGGCTTATCGCAGGTTACGCGCCACCGTATTATTATTAGCTGGTGCCGCCTTGTGATCGCCTTGGCGCGCTGGATTTGTGGTGTTAAATACGAGGTTATCGGGCGTGAAAACCTTAAGGGGCTAGATGCGCCGATTGTTGTTTTATCTAAACATCAAAGCACTTGGGAAACGCTCTACCTACAAATATTGTTCTTCCCTGCCTCAACGATTTTAAAAAAGCAGCTTTTAGATATCCCGTTTTTTGGCTGGGGGCTTCGCGGCTTGCGGCCCATCGCCATAGATCGCGACAACCCACGCGATGCACTGCGCCAAGTTAAAGCCGGTGGTATTCAAGGTATAAAAGATGGGCTGAATATTATCCTCTTCCCTGAAGGCACCCGTATGGAAGCTGGCGAACGCGGTAAATACGCCCGCAGCGGCGCCGAAATAGCCATAAATAGCGGCGCAAAGATTATCCCTATTGCAATGAATGCCGGCCTGTACTGGCCTAACAAAAGCTTTAAGAAGTACCCCGGTACCATTAGGCTTGTTATTGGCCAAGCGATAGAATCGGCCGATAAAACTAGCCGCGATCTCACCGGCGAAGTAGAAACTTGGATTGAATCCACAATGGCAACACTGCCTACACAACGCTAG
- the glyS gene encoding glycine--tRNA ligase subunit beta — protein sequence MSHAFLVELGTEELPPVALKSLSKAFTQSILSGLKAAHITLTSHTPFAAPRRLALLIEGLPATTPLEEITAWGPPTRVAFKDGVPTKAAEAFAKKNGLDVNNLPTGMDGKEEKLMHASQSGGEPTASLMPALVEKALAGLPISKRMRWGASRTEFVRPVHWLAMLWDDTVIPANILDLDAGNTSRGHRFHANRELTLTHATSYAGSLRDGYVMASFEERKALIVEQVKAEGEKLGGVAVISDELLDEVTALNEWPVALAGSFDTEFLQVPAEALVSSMAEHQKYFHVVDASGQLMPNFITIANIESKDPAQVIAGNEKVIRPRLADAAFFFETDKKTPLAERREKLRTVTFQGKLGSVFDKTERIAGLATYMAEQLDFDTSLAKRAGELSKADLVSSMVYEFTDLQGIAGEYYANNDGEPAEVAKAISEQYLPKFAGDALPTTNSGALIALADRIDTIAGIFGLGQTPSGSKDPFGLRRASIAVLRILVEKGYNLDLKALLEKAASQYNAAIDGGLPKGEATAGLALDYMLERFKAWFGEANIPPEVFQAVSAKGLTTPLDIDNRVKAVDAFRQLPEAPALAEANKRVSNILAKNGAPSNTVDAQLLELEPEKTLAAEVAKLAEEVAPLFAKADYTTALKTLARLQKPVDAFFKDVMVMTDDMAVRNNRLALLQQLGNLFGEVADISSLVVK from the coding sequence ATGAGCCACGCATTTTTAGTTGAATTAGGCACCGAAGAGCTACCACCGGTTGCCCTTAAAAGCCTGAGCAAAGCGTTTACCCAAAGTATTTTGAGCGGCCTTAAAGCAGCCCATATCACTTTAACCAGCCATACACCGTTTGCCGCACCGCGCCGTTTAGCTTTATTGATTGAAGGCCTACCCGCCACCACACCACTCGAAGAAATTACCGCTTGGGGCCCGCCCACACGCGTTGCCTTTAAAGATGGCGTGCCGACTAAAGCCGCAGAAGCTTTTGCCAAAAAGAATGGCCTCGACGTGAATAACTTGCCAACAGGCATGGACGGCAAAGAAGAAAAGCTTATGCACGCAAGCCAAAGCGGTGGCGAGCCTACAGCCTCGTTAATGCCAGCATTGGTCGAAAAAGCCTTAGCCGGCTTGCCCATTAGTAAACGCATGCGCTGGGGAGCTAGCCGCACCGAGTTTGTTCGCCCGGTGCATTGGCTAGCGATGCTGTGGGACGATACCGTGATACCTGCCAACATACTGGACTTAGACGCGGGCAATACCAGCCGCGGGCACCGCTTTCACGCCAACCGTGAGTTAACACTCACTCACGCCACAAGCTATGCCGGTAGTCTGCGTGATGGCTATGTAATGGCAAGCTTTGAAGAGCGTAAAGCCTTAATTGTCGAGCAAGTGAAAGCCGAAGGCGAAAAGCTAGGCGGCGTTGCGGTTATTAGCGACGAGCTATTAGACGAAGTAACGGCACTTAACGAGTGGCCTGTGGCTTTAGCCGGCAGCTTTGATACCGAGTTTTTACAAGTTCCTGCCGAAGCGCTGGTTTCCTCTATGGCGGAACACCAAAAGTACTTCCACGTGGTGGACGCTAGCGGCCAGTTAATGCCCAACTTTATCACCATCGCCAATATCGAAAGTAAAGACCCAGCACAAGTGATTGCCGGTAACGAAAAAGTGATTCGCCCTCGCCTTGCCGATGCGGCCTTCTTCTTCGAAACAGACAAGAAAACCCCGCTGGCAGAACGCCGCGAAAAACTGCGCACCGTGACCTTCCAAGGCAAGCTTGGCAGTGTGTTTGATAAAACCGAGCGCATTGCCGGCTTGGCAACCTATATGGCCGAGCAGCTCGACTTTGATACCAGCCTAGCTAAGCGCGCAGGTGAGCTCAGCAAAGCTGACTTAGTCAGCAGCATGGTGTACGAATTTACCGACTTGCAGGGCATTGCCGGTGAGTACTACGCTAATAACGATGGCGAACCGGCCGAAGTCGCCAAAGCCATAAGCGAGCAGTACTTACCTAAATTTGCTGGCGATGCCTTGCCTACGACAAATTCTGGTGCATTAATTGCCCTTGCCGACCGCATCGATACCATTGCCGGTATTTTTGGTTTAGGCCAAACGCCATCGGGCAGCAAAGACCCATTCGGCCTGCGCCGTGCCAGCATTGCGGTGCTACGTATTTTGGTAGAAAAAGGCTACAACCTCGACCTAAAAGCGCTGCTTGAAAAAGCCGCTAGCCAATACAATGCTGCTATCGATGGCGGCCTACCCAAAGGCGAAGCCACTGCCGGTTTAGCGCTGGACTACATGCTAGAGCGCTTTAAAGCGTGGTTTGGCGAGGCCAATATTCCACCAGAAGTATTCCAAGCTGTTAGTGCTAAAGGGCTAACCACCCCGCTGGATATCGACAACCGCGTTAAAGCGGTAGATGCCTTCCGGCAGTTACCCGAAGCCCCGGCGTTGGCCGAAGCCAATAAGCGTGTTTCCAATATTTTGGCTAAAAACGGCGCCCCCTCGAATACCGTGGATGCCCAGTTGCTGGAATTAGAACCCGAAAAAACCTTAGCCGCCGAAGTAGCCAAGCTGGCCGAAGAAGTCGCGCCGCTATTTGCTAAGGCCGATTACACCACAGCCTTAAAAACACTGGCGCGTTTACAAAAGCCCGTCGATGCGTTTTTTAAGGACGTGATGGTAATGACTGACGACATGGCTGTGCGCAATAACCGTTTGGCGCTATTACAGCAATTAGGTAACCTATTTGGCGAAGTTGCCGACATTTCGTCGCTTGTAGTGAAATAA
- the glyQ gene encoding glycine--tRNA ligase subunit alpha, giving the protein MTLSTTAANPAATFQGLILALQTYWAEQGCTLMQPLDMEVGAGTFHPATFLRAIGPETWNTAYVQPCRRPTDGRYGENPNRLQHYYQFQVILKPSPNNIQELYLGSLQKLGIDTNVHDIRFVEDNWESPTLGAWGLGWEVWLNGMEVTQFTYFQQVGGIECYPVSGEITYGLERLAMYLQNVDSIYDLVWTIGPDGTPVTYGDVFHQNEVEMSDYNFNHANVDYLFTTFDECEAQSAKLIEAGLPLPAYEMVMKASHAFNLLDARQAISVTERQRYILRVRTLAREVANAYLHTRAKLGFPLAPAHLREEVLNKLAAEDKA; this is encoded by the coding sequence GCTGCACACTAATGCAACCTTTGGATATGGAAGTAGGTGCCGGCACCTTCCACCCCGCTACGTTCCTGCGCGCTATAGGGCCAGAAACTTGGAACACCGCTTATGTGCAACCTTGCCGCCGCCCAACAGATGGCCGCTATGGCGAAAACCCCAACCGCTTGCAGCACTATTACCAATTTCAGGTCATCCTGAAGCCGTCACCAAACAATATTCAAGAGCTGTACTTAGGCAGCTTGCAAAAGCTGGGCATCGATACCAATGTCCACGATATTCGTTTTGTAGAAGATAACTGGGAATCCCCCACTTTAGGCGCGTGGGGCTTGGGCTGGGAAGTTTGGTTAAACGGTATGGAAGTCACCCAGTTTACTTACTTCCAGCAAGTTGGCGGCATTGAATGCTACCCCGTGAGCGGCGAAATCACCTATGGCCTAGAACGCTTAGCCATGTACTTACAAAATGTCGATTCTATCTACGACTTAGTGTGGACCATTGGCCCCGATGGCACGCCAGTAACCTACGGCGATGTATTCCATCAAAACGAAGTGGAAATGAGTGATTACAACTTCAACCACGCCAATGTGGATTACCTGTTCACCACCTTTGATGAGTGCGAAGCGCAATCGGCCAAACTCATTGAAGCCGGCTTGCCCCTGCCCGCTTACGAAATGGTTATGAAGGCCTCACATGCTTTTAACCTTCTGGATGCCCGCCAAGCTATATCTGTAACGGAGCGCCAGCGTTATATTTTGCGCGTAAGAACGCTGGCCCGCGAGGTAGCAAACGCTTACTTACATACCCGCGCCAAACTCGGCTTCCCCTTGGCGCCTGCGCACCTACGCGAAGAAGTACTCAATAAATTAGCCGCAGAGGATAAAGCCTAA